A segment of the Sporohalobacter salinus genome:
GGTAACTAAATTAATTAATCAAGCTATTCAACAAAAATCAAAAGAATTTACATATGGCGATTTAGTTAAGCTTAAGACTGACACACAGGGCAATGTTATCTTTATGCAGCCTAATATTCAAAAAATAAATTATGTTTCTTCTCAATTAGCACTTGAGATCCAATCATCATTAAGAAAAATTAAAAAGAAAGATATAAAATTGCCTTTGTCACAGATGTTTGGGATTGATATTTTATCTGATTATGGTCCTAAATTAAATGTTAAAGTGATACCTTATAGCTCAATAAATACTGATATTGTTGATTATTTTCAATCAGCTGGAATTAATCAGACAAGACATAAGATTGATCTTCAAGTTATTGCTAAAACTAGAGTAGTAATTCCATTTTTAAGTGAGGATATTCGGATTAGTACTACAGTACCTTTAACAGAAGCAGTAATAGTTGGTGATGTACCAGAAGTTTATATAGATTTAAAGAATGGATTATTTGGAAGTAATGAATCAGATAATAAAATAAGTAATAATTAGGTTATGTAAGCCGCTCGGTATTAATGCTGAGCGGCTTTCCAATTTTTAAAAGTCTCTATTTTGTTTATTAAGGAAAGATTTAGGATATAATAACGAATACATTGGACTGAAATGGTAACAAGGAGGTTAATCATGAATAAGGGATATGAAATTATAGATTTACCAGTGGTTAATTTAGATACTGGAAAGGAGATAGGTGATGTTAAAGATGTAGTTTTTGATTCTAATGAAGAGATAATTGTAGGAGTAATTGTAGAGGGAACTAGCTTTTTTGAAGGAGATAGAATGATTCCTTATGATAAAGTGTATGGTCTAGGGGATGATGCTATAACTATTGAAGATGAATCAGCTCTATGTGAATTAGATAATGCAAAAGATTATTTAATTGGAAATACAGGTAATGTAATAGGATCTAAAGTAGTTACTGATGATGGAAAGGAATTAGGGATAATTGAAGATATTATTTTAAATCCTGATAATGGGAATATAAATAGCTATGAAATTACTGATGGTTTAGTGCATGATATATTAGACGGTCGAGGATTATTGAGTGTTTCAAATGAGTTAAAATATGGAGAAGATGTAGTAGTTGTATCTAATTTAAATGATTATCAAGAATTAAATAATCAACAATCAATTAAGGAGGAGTAATAAATGATTTTTAATCGAAAATTCTGGACAGGCATAGCTTTAGGTGGACTTGGTGGGCTTTATTTGCTTAATTTTTTAAAGGAAAAAGAAGAGATTAATAGACAGCCGAGTAAACGAGAAGAATTAGAAGCATTTGCAAATAGATCACAGGAAAAAGGCAAGGAATTTTTAACTAATCTTATTTCTAGATTGGATTTAGAAGCAGCTGATTTACAGAATATAGATAAATCTGATTTAATACAGAAAGTGATTGAGATGGAAGATCAAAATAAATAACAGGTAGGAGTTGATCAGCCCTGAATGAAAAACGACAAGAAAGAAAGGCATTATTATTAGTACTCCTAGTAGCAGCAATTTATTTTCTATATTTAGTTAGAATAGTTTTGCTGCCTTTTGCTCTAGCAATCTTTATTGTTTATCTTGTAGATCCATTTGTTGATTTATTAATCAGTAGAGGCGTGAGCCGTAATTTAGCTTTAATTTTAATTTTTATAATGGTAGTAGGAATCATATTTTTGATTGGCTTTATTGTGGCTCCGCCTTTAATTGAAGAATTAAATGCATTGACTAATAGAATTCCCCAGTATAGTATTGAAATACAGAAGATTATTGATTCTGTTACGCATAAATATCAGCGATTTAAGTTACCATCTACTTTTCAATTAGTTGTTGATAATCTTATTAAGAGAGTTCAGAATATAATGCTTCAGTTTGTAGAACGGACTACTGAAGTTATTATTGGTATTTTATCTAGATTTTTCAGTCTTATAATGGCTCCAATTTTGGCTTTTTATATGCTTAAAGATATAGAAATGATTGAGAAGAATTTCTGGATGTTGGTTCCTAAAGGTAGTCGTAAGGACATTAAGCAATTGTTAAAGAAAATAGATAAAGTATTATTAGACTATCTTAAAGGTCAATTATTAGTTTCTTTGGTAGTAGGTTTATTATCAATTTTAGGGCTTTATCTATTAGATCTTAATTTCTATTTAATTATTGGTATTTTTGCTGGTATAATGAATTTGATACCTTATCTTGGAGCTGTTTTCGGGACTGTACCTGCAGTTTTTGTAGCATCTTTTAAATCTTTTCAATCAATTTTAGGTGTAGTGGCAATGTTTACAATTATTCAGCAATTAGAAGGTAGTTTGATTTCTCCTAAAATAGTAGGAGATAAGGTAGGCTTACATCCGATTTTTATTATATTTTCATTATTAGTAGGGGGAGAGTTATTAGGAATTATCGGAATGTTATTGGCAGTGCCTATTGCTGGTGTAATTAAAGTAATAATCAATCATTATATCAGCAGAGCTATAAAGATAAATAAAGGTGAAAGTTGACAATATAAGTCTTTTTTAGTATCATATAAAATATAAACTATATCGAAGAAAATAATGGATGAATGATATATTTAACAGTGGAGAGGTTAGATTAAAGGGGTGGATAAAGTATGTCAATGAGTAGTAAGGAGATTAGACAAAAGTTTTTAGATTATTTTGAAAGTAAGGGGCATTTAATATTGCCTAGTGCACCTTTAGTGCCACAAAATGATCCAAGTTTATTATGGATTAATGCAGGGATGGCTCCTTTTAAACCTTATTTTAATGGACGAGCTACTCCTCCTAAGACGAGGATAGTTACTTCTCAAAAATGTATTCGGACTAATGATATTGAAAATGTGGGAAAGACAGATCGACATCATACATTTTTTGAAATGTTGGGAAATTTTTCATTTGGTGATTACTTTAAAGAAGAAGCAATTGAGTGGGCTTATAATTTTTTAGTTGAAGAGATGGAGTTTGAAAAAGATAGGATATGGATTTCGATTTATAAAGATGATGATGAAGCCTTTGAAATTTGGAAAGAAAAGATAGGTATTCCATCAGAGCGTATAGTGCGAATGGGTAAAGACGAAAACTTTTGGCAGATTGGAACAGGTCCTTGTGGTCCCTGTTCAGAAATACATTATGATTTAGGAGCTGAATTTGGTTGTAGTGATAATTGTGAGTTTGGTTGTGATTGTGATCGATATCGAGAGGTTTGGAATTTAGTTTTTACTCAGTATGATTATACAGAAGAAGGCAAATATGACCCGCTTCCAAATAAGAATATAGATACCGGTATGGGGTTAGAAAGATTAGCTTCCATTATTCAGCAGGTTGATTCTAATTTTGAAACTGATCTTTTTATGCCGATTATTGAATTTGTAAGTCAGCATACGGAGTATGATTATCAATCAAGTGAAGAAGTTAAGTCTGCTTATCGAGTTATTGCGGATCATATTCGCAGTGTTACATTGGCTATTGGAGATGGAGTTTTGCCTTCTAATGAAGGACGAGGCTATATTATTCGGAGGGTATTGCGGAGAGCAGTTCGATATGCTCAAAAGCTTGATCTAGAATTGCCTTTCTTATATAGGATTGTGCCAGTAGTAGTAGATATCATGGGAGGCGAATATACTGAGATTGTAGAAAAAGAAGATCAGATTAAAAAGGCTATTAAGA
Coding sequences within it:
- the yunB gene encoding sporulation protein YunB; this encodes MNISLKRLLALILVATLLFTVLFVILIEITLSPIFRNISKTKVSTMVTKLINQAIQQKSKEFTYGDLVKLKTDTQGNVIFMQPNIQKINYVSSQLALEIQSSLRKIKKKDIKLPLSQMFGIDILSDYGPKLNVKVIPYSSINTDIVDYFQSAGINQTRHKIDLQVIAKTRVVIPFLSEDIRISTTVPLTEAVIVGDVPEVYIDLKNGLFGSNESDNKISNN
- a CDS encoding PRC-barrel domain-containing protein, giving the protein MNKGYEIIDLPVVNLDTGKEIGDVKDVVFDSNEEIIVGVIVEGTSFFEGDRMIPYDKVYGLGDDAITIEDESALCELDNAKDYLIGNTGNVIGSKVVTDDGKELGIIEDIILNPDNGNINSYEITDGLVHDILDGRGLLSVSNELKYGEDVVVVSNLNDYQELNNQQSIKEE
- a CDS encoding AI-2E family transporter, which translates into the protein MNEKRQERKALLLVLLVAAIYFLYLVRIVLLPFALAIFIVYLVDPFVDLLISRGVSRNLALILIFIMVVGIIFLIGFIVAPPLIEELNALTNRIPQYSIEIQKIIDSVTHKYQRFKLPSTFQLVVDNLIKRVQNIMLQFVERTTEVIIGILSRFFSLIMAPILAFYMLKDIEMIEKNFWMLVPKGSRKDIKQLLKKIDKVLLDYLKGQLLVSLVVGLLSILGLYLLDLNFYLIIGIFAGIMNLIPYLGAVFGTVPAVFVASFKSFQSILGVVAMFTIIQQLEGSLISPKIVGDKVGLHPIFIIFSLLVGGELLGIIGMLLAVPIAGVIKVIINHYISRAIKINKGES